Proteins from one bacterium genomic window:
- a CDS encoding glutathione S-transferase family protein, which translates to MSDVAKPFGGRLHGVSLSPYVRKVRAILAVKGIDYELVNVMPGAMSPEFLALSPLSKVPVWEEDGWSVPDSSVIAAYLERRVPTPPVLPEDPRRMARDLFWEEYADTRLVEAGAPIFFQRVVRAKVFGEQPDEEIVRRHVEEFLPPVFDQLEALFLPDVDPDRLTLGALSVWAPMVNLEHAGEPFDAKRWPGLGAFAARMSAESALASLLEEERSMLSGG; encoded by the coding sequence ATGTCGGACGTCGCGAAGCCCTTCGGCGGCCGCCTCCACGGCGTGAGCCTCTCTCCCTACGTCCGGAAGGTACGCGCGATCCTGGCCGTCAAGGGAATCGACTACGAGCTGGTGAACGTGATGCCCGGGGCGATGTCGCCGGAGTTCCTTGCGCTCTCGCCGCTCTCGAAGGTGCCGGTCTGGGAAGAGGACGGATGGAGCGTCCCCGACTCCTCCGTGATCGCCGCCTATCTCGAGCGTCGCGTGCCGACGCCCCCGGTCCTCCCGGAGGATCCACGCCGCATGGCGCGGGATCTGTTCTGGGAGGAATACGCCGACACGCGGCTCGTCGAAGCGGGCGCGCCGATCTTCTTCCAGCGCGTCGTGCGGGCGAAGGTCTTCGGCGAGCAGCCCGACGAGGAGATCGTCCGTCGCCACGTGGAGGAGTTCCTGCCTCCCGTCTTCGACCAGCTCGAGGCGCTCTTCCTGCCGGACGTCGACCCGGATCGGCTCACCCTCGGCGCCCTCTCCGTCTGGGCACCGATGGTGAACCTCGAGCACGCGGGGGAGCCCTTCGACGCGAAACGCTGGCCGGGCCTGGGCGCATTCGCCGCGCGCATGAGTGCCGAGTCCGCGCTCGCCTCGCTGCTCGAAGAGGAACGATCGATGCTGAGCGGCGGCTGA
- a CDS encoding YqgE/AlgH family protein, translating to MSQSELRSSLLVAMPQLSDPNFRRAVVLVVHHDAESTFGLVLNREVELTVDELCESLEFPWNGERGAEVAWGGPVESNTGWLLFQDSLDMEVEEEHVSRLEGSLCFAGSMDVFRQLAERPPADLRIFLGYAGWGEGQLETELAQGAWVVAPLSSDVVFDVPKEAMWDHVLRAMDIDPATLISTAGVH from the coding sequence GTGTCCCAATCCGAGCTCCGATCGTCGTTGTTGGTGGCGATGCCACAGCTCTCCGACCCCAATTTCCGGCGCGCGGTGGTACTGGTGGTCCATCACGACGCCGAGTCGACCTTCGGCCTCGTCCTCAACCGGGAGGTCGAGCTGACCGTGGACGAGCTCTGCGAGAGCCTCGAGTTTCCGTGGAACGGGGAGCGCGGCGCCGAGGTCGCGTGGGGCGGACCGGTCGAGTCGAATACCGGGTGGCTCCTCTTCCAGGACAGCCTCGACATGGAGGTCGAGGAGGAGCACGTGTCGCGGCTCGAAGGTTCGCTCTGCTTCGCTGGATCGATGGACGTGTTCCGTCAGCTCGCGGAGCGGCCGCCGGCGGATCTGCGGATCTTTCTCGGCTACGCCGGATGGGGCGAAGGACAGCTCGAGACGGAGCTCGCCCAGGGTGCCTGGGTGGTCGCGCCGCTCAGCTCGGACGTCGTGTTCGACGTGCCGAAGGAAGCGATGTGGGATCACGTGCTGCGCGCGATGGACATCGATCCCGCGACGCTGATCTCGACGGCGGGCGTGCACTAG
- a CDS encoding sulfite exporter TauE/SafE family protein has product MEPTTFAILCVASVLTAGVSAVLGMAGGIMLLAVMLLFLEPAVAIPVHALVQLTSNSSRAVIHRKVVRRDLLFPFLLLLLPAGALTLPLVEIAPADVLRLVIGAFTIVATWRKDWLLLGLDPERVGQRARFALVGAGAGALGPLLGATGPFIAPFFLGIGLTRTELIGTKAACQAGTHVAKMILFGIAGFGFLEYGPLMAGMALSVIVGTALGTRVLHRLDDARFTQLYKAALTLVALRLVWSGVSALATS; this is encoded by the coding sequence ATGGAGCCGACGACGTTCGCGATCCTCTGTGTCGCCAGTGTCCTGACTGCCGGCGTCTCCGCCGTCCTGGGCATGGCCGGCGGGATCATGCTGCTCGCGGTCATGCTCCTCTTTCTGGAGCCGGCGGTCGCCATCCCCGTCCACGCCCTCGTCCAGCTGACGTCGAACTCGAGTCGCGCCGTGATTCACCGCAAGGTCGTCCGCCGCGACCTCCTCTTTCCCTTCCTTCTCCTGCTCCTTCCCGCCGGCGCCCTCACCCTGCCGCTGGTCGAGATCGCACCGGCCGACGTGCTCCGCCTCGTGATCGGCGCCTTCACGATCGTCGCGACCTGGCGGAAGGACTGGCTGCTGCTCGGCCTCGATCCCGAGCGGGTCGGCCAGCGCGCGCGCTTCGCGCTGGTCGGCGCGGGCGCAGGCGCCCTCGGTCCGCTCCTCGGCGCGACCGGCCCCTTCATCGCGCCTTTCTTCCTCGGCATCGGCCTGACCCGCACCGAGCTGATCGGCACCAAGGCCGCCTGCCAGGCGGGCACCCACGTCGCCAAGATGATCCTCTTCGGGATCGCCGGCTTCGGCTTCCTCGAGTACGGCCCGTTGATGGCGGGCATGGCCCTCAGCGTGATCGTCGGCACCGCCCTCGGCACCCGCGTCCTCCACCGCCTCGACGACGCGCGCTTCACCCAGCTCTACAAGGCCGCCCTCACCCTCGTCGCCCTCCGTCTCGTCTGGAGCGGCGTCTCGGCCCTCGCAACGAGCTGA
- a CDS encoding citrate synthase family protein, which yields MEESEAFPSGQPNVAGHFPRESESEFLSAREAAAMLGVKLPTVYAYTSRGLIQSVPGGKGRSRRYRRRDLERLCARRDARAGHGPVAAAALRQGEPVMDSSITLISVERGPIYRGRSAIDLASEGRSFEWVAEGLWSGDWSDRELPESWQPAGLGIDLEGLIRVLPPKAGPLPVLSFVIPLLASHDPGRFSWHPEAVLARARFLLRRSAALLALGQEGADPRPAVEAALAAPTIAAAVGAAFSLALRPEEIDVLDQSLVLAADHELNASTFAARVAASTGADIYGCISAALAALSGPRHGGAADRVDALLLEAGPAERVEDVVHDRQRRGEVIEGFAHPIYAPRADPRGTRLLELARGLRGNAEEVQSVIALVDAMQQGGFGGPSIDVGLVAVARALGLPAGTATALFALGRTVGWVAHALEQYDAGFLVRPRARYRQDPAATG from the coding sequence ATGGAAGAATCCGAAGCCTTTCCGAGCGGCCAGCCCAACGTCGCCGGCCACTTTCCGCGTGAGAGCGAGAGCGAGTTCCTGAGCGCCCGGGAGGCCGCAGCGATGCTCGGGGTCAAGCTCCCGACCGTCTACGCCTATACGAGCCGCGGATTGATCCAGAGTGTCCCCGGCGGAAAGGGGCGCTCGCGGCGCTATCGGCGTCGGGACCTCGAGCGGCTCTGCGCTCGCCGTGATGCCCGGGCCGGGCACGGTCCCGTCGCGGCCGCGGCGCTCCGGCAGGGCGAGCCGGTCATGGACAGCTCGATCACGCTGATCTCGGTCGAGCGCGGGCCCATCTACCGGGGTCGCTCGGCGATCGACCTCGCGAGCGAGGGACGGAGCTTCGAATGGGTCGCCGAGGGGCTCTGGTCCGGGGATTGGAGCGACCGCGAGCTGCCGGAGAGCTGGCAGCCGGCGGGCCTCGGCATCGATCTCGAAGGGCTGATCCGGGTCCTTCCGCCCAAGGCCGGTCCCCTGCCCGTACTGAGCTTCGTGATCCCTCTTCTCGCGTCCCATGATCCCGGGCGCTTCAGCTGGCACCCGGAGGCCGTCCTCGCCCGCGCCCGATTCCTGCTCCGTCGTTCGGCGGCGCTCCTCGCTCTCGGCCAGGAGGGCGCGGATCCGCGGCCCGCGGTCGAGGCCGCCCTCGCGGCGCCGACGATCGCCGCGGCCGTCGGCGCAGCCTTCTCGCTGGCGCTGCGCCCGGAAGAGATCGACGTGCTCGACCAGTCCCTCGTGCTGGCCGCCGATCACGAGCTGAACGCCTCGACCTTCGCGGCGCGCGTCGCCGCCTCGACCGGGGCCGACATCTACGGCTGCATCTCGGCCGCCCTCGCGGCGCTGTCCGGCCCGCGCCACGGAGGGGCGGCGGATCGCGTCGACGCGTTGCTGCTCGAGGCGGGGCCGGCGGAACGGGTCGAAGACGTCGTTCACGACCGGCAGCGCCGGGGCGAGGTGATCGAGGGCTTCGCGCACCCGATCTACGCGCCTCGCGCCGATCCGCGCGGTACGCGATTGCTCGAACTCGCCCGTGGTCTGCGCGGCAACGCCGAGGAGGTCCAGTCGGTGATCGCACTCGTGGACGCGATGCAGCAGGGGGGATTCGGCGGGCCGTCGATCGACGTCGGGCTCGTCGCGGTCGCGCGCGCGCTCGGGCTGCCCGCCGGGACGGCCACGGCGCTCTTCGCGCTCGGTCGGACCGTCGGCTGGGTCGCGCACGCCCTCGAACAGTACGACGCCGGCTTCCTCGTGCGCCCGCGCGCGCGATATCGACAGGACCCCGCAGCGACCGGATAG
- a CDS encoding CPBP family intramembrane metalloprotease, producing MTVSRPIVGARASALATGLWQVVGLVAANHVWTRLLTGPEASGGGGASAGIGAGLAVWTLALAAVEELAFRGALFGWLRSRAGFPAAALGSALLFAALHAPPTQAGIAFLLGLQLAALREARGLGLAIAAHGASNLAALAIVAFPDVAIFEGPSVFGVALLTAGSALAALAQEVRSARP from the coding sequence GTGACCGTTTCCCGTCCGATCGTCGGTGCACGCGCGAGCGCCCTCGCGACCGGTCTCTGGCAGGTCGTCGGCCTGGTCGCCGCCAATCACGTGTGGACCCGACTCCTCACCGGCCCGGAGGCTTCGGGCGGGGGTGGGGCCTCGGCCGGAATCGGCGCAGGCCTCGCGGTCTGGACCCTCGCGCTCGCCGCCGTCGAGGAGCTCGCCTTCCGCGGAGCGCTCTTCGGCTGGCTCCGCAGCCGCGCCGGCTTCCCCGCGGCCGCCCTGGGCAGCGCGCTCCTCTTCGCCGCGCTGCACGCACCGCCTACGCAGGCCGGGATCGCGTTCCTGCTCGGACTCCAGCTCGCGGCCCTCCGTGAGGCCCGGGGCCTGGGCCTCGCGATCGCGGCCCATGGCGCGAGCAATCTCGCAGCGCTGGCGATCGTCGCGTTCCCGGATGTGGCCATCTTCGAGGGCCCGTCCGTCTTCGGCGTGGCCCTCTTGACCGCCGGCAGCGCACTCGCAGCCCTCGCGCAGGAAGTGCGCAGCGCGCGGCCATGA
- a CDS encoding S-(hydroxymethyl)glutathione dehydrogenase/class III alcohol dehydrogenase: protein MKVEAAVAVEAGKPLEIDEIELEGPKQGECLIRLEATGVCHTDAFTLSGDDPEGLFPAILGHEGAGVVEEVGPGVTSLEVGDHVIPLYTPECRQCKFCLSGKTNLCGAIRETQGQGLMPDGTSRITWRGKKIHHYMGTSTFARATVVPEIALAKVRKDAPLDKVCLLGCGVTTGIGAVLNTAKVEPGSTVAIIGLGGIGLACVQGAVMAGADRIIGIDTNPKKFELAMQFGATECVNPKDVGDVEAHIIDATDGGVDYSFECIGNVETMGTALRICHKGWGESVIIGVAGAGQEIHARPFLLVTGRVWRGTAFGGTKGRTEVPGLVDRYMNGRVKLDEMVSRTMPLEQINDAFDAMHDGEVIRSVIKY from the coding sequence ATGAAGGTCGAAGCCGCCGTCGCCGTCGAGGCCGGCAAGCCGCTCGAGATCGACGAGATCGAGCTCGAGGGCCCGAAGCAGGGCGAGTGTCTGATCCGGCTGGAAGCGACGGGCGTCTGCCATACCGACGCGTTCACGCTCTCCGGGGACGACCCCGAAGGCCTCTTTCCGGCGATCCTCGGTCACGAGGGGGCCGGTGTCGTCGAGGAGGTGGGGCCCGGCGTGACGTCCCTCGAGGTCGGTGACCATGTGATCCCGCTCTACACTCCTGAGTGTCGTCAGTGCAAGTTCTGCCTCTCGGGCAAGACGAACCTCTGCGGCGCGATCCGCGAGACCCAGGGGCAGGGACTCATGCCCGACGGAACGAGTCGCATCACCTGGCGCGGCAAGAAGATCCATCACTACATGGGGACGTCGACCTTCGCTCGCGCGACGGTCGTGCCGGAGATCGCCCTCGCGAAGGTCCGCAAGGACGCGCCCCTCGACAAGGTCTGCCTGCTCGGCTGTGGCGTGACGACGGGGATCGGTGCGGTCCTGAACACGGCGAAGGTCGAGCCCGGCTCGACCGTCGCGATCATCGGCCTCGGCGGGATCGGCCTCGCCTGCGTGCAGGGCGCGGTCATGGCCGGTGCCGACCGGATCATCGGCATCGACACGAACCCGAAGAAGTTCGAGCTCGCGATGCAGTTCGGCGCGACCGAGTGCGTCAACCCGAAGGACGTGGGCGACGTCGAGGCGCACATCATCGACGCCACCGACGGCGGCGTCGACTACTCCTTCGAGTGCATCGGCAACGTCGAGACGATGGGTACGGCCCTCCGGATCTGCCACAAGGGCTGGGGCGAGAGCGTGATCATCGGCGTCGCCGGCGCGGGACAGGAGATCCACGCGCGCCCGTTCCTGCTGGTCACGGGTCGCGTCTGGCGCGGCACCGCCTTCGGCGGGACCAAGGGGCGCACGGAGGTGCCCGGCCTCGTCGATCGCTACATGAACGGACGGGTCAAGCTCGACGAGATGGTCAGCCGGACGATGCCGCTCGAGCAGATCAACGACGCGTTCGATGCGATGCACGACGGCGAAGTGATCCGAAGCGTCATCAAGTACTAG
- a CDS encoding PilZ domain-containing protein, whose amino-acid sequence MSIASTPPGILLVDDGELDEVARVLDDQGLRYTRLRGGQIPDEIAPPRDLLIVTPRRVERVRRGSPADAAPGRPLRIIAVAEDSPAMRRRLRRGGLHLLIRLPADAEIWRLLIARALYKGSERREDPRVAVGSPVELDRGGDQTVLVDLSNRGCRLQTTANLTVGDPIEFSLPANDQIWGDREPLALRGSVRRLVRESGDDRSMLAILFDPDLPEHDRTRLTALINHWASGPQSLDAATVAGAPPIPAAQLPSLPDLTLDDETDPPVLATTETLVELSAGSGSRAPTAEDPRDRRVHARGHFVSSIVAEGGDGPFVLIGRDLSAGGMRIERHPDLHVGDRFTLALHSPSPAEPLVVDAEVVRDDGPGGFGLVFDHLGGAAAEELEKMVACLPDVESLEDGEMAGLGAILSEIVSRPKD is encoded by the coding sequence ATGAGCATCGCCTCCACCCCTCCCGGCATCCTCCTCGTCGACGACGGAGAGCTCGACGAAGTCGCCCGCGTCCTGGACGACCAGGGCCTCCGATACACGCGGCTTCGCGGGGGACAGATCCCCGACGAGATCGCGCCGCCGCGGGACCTGCTGATCGTCACGCCGCGGCGGGTCGAGCGCGTACGGCGGGGCAGCCCGGCGGATGCCGCTCCGGGCCGACCGCTCCGGATCATCGCCGTCGCCGAGGACTCGCCGGCGATGCGCCGACGCCTCCGCCGGGGTGGCCTCCATCTCTTGATCCGCCTTCCGGCCGATGCCGAGATCTGGCGCCTGCTGATCGCGCGCGCCCTCTACAAGGGCAGCGAGCGCCGCGAGGATCCGCGCGTCGCCGTGGGCTCCCCGGTCGAGCTCGACCGGGGCGGTGACCAGACGGTGCTCGTCGATCTCTCGAATCGCGGATGCCGGCTCCAGACGACCGCCAACCTCACGGTCGGCGACCCGATCGAGTTCTCCCTCCCGGCGAACGACCAGATCTGGGGCGACCGCGAGCCCCTGGCACTCCGGGGCAGCGTCCGGCGCCTCGTCCGCGAATCGGGGGACGATCGCTCGATGCTCGCGATCCTCTTCGATCCGGATCTGCCCGAGCACGACCGCACGCGCCTCACGGCGCTGATCAATCACTGGGCGTCCGGTCCCCAGTCCCTCGACGCGGCGACGGTCGCCGGGGCGCCGCCGATTCCGGCCGCCCAGCTGCCGTCGCTCCCCGACCTGACCCTCGACGACGAGACCGACCCGCCGGTCCTGGCGACCACGGAGACCCTGGTGGAGCTCAGCGCCGGGTCCGGCTCCCGGGCGCCGACCGCCGAGGACCCCCGCGATCGCCGAGTGCACGCTCGCGGGCATTTCGTGTCCTCCATCGTCGCGGAAGGCGGCGACGGACCCTTCGTCCTGATCGGCCGCGATCTCTCCGCCGGCGGCATGCGGATCGAACGGCACCCCGATCTCCACGTCGGCGACCGCTTCACCCTCGCCCTCCACAGCCCGAGTCCGGCGGAACCCCTCGTCGTCGACGCGGAGGTGGTGCGCGACGACGGGCCGGGTGGCTTCGGTCTCGTCTTCGACCACCTCGGAGGCGCGGCGGCCGAGGAGCTCGAGAAGATGGTCGCCTGTCTCCCGGACGTGGAGTCCCTCGAGGACGGGGAGATGGCCGGCCTCGGCGCCATCCTGTCGGAGATCGTCTCGCGTCCGAAGGACTGA